In a genomic window of Bacillus sp. (in: firmicutes):
- a CDS encoding N-acetyldiaminopimelate deacetylase, with product MNLDRFIQIRRDLHQIPELGFEEWKTQNYILTYLQSLPQERIEIKKWKTGLFVKVKGLNPTKTISYRTDIDGLPIEEQTGYSFSSTHPGRMHACGHDFHMSIALGVLTYFVENPIQDDLVFIFQPAEEGPGGAKPMLESQEMKEWKPDMIFALHIAPEYPVGTIAVKEGLLFANTSELFIDLKGKGGHAAYPHQTKDMVVAASYLVTQLQTIVSRNVNPLDSAVITIGKITGGTVQNIIAEEARLEGTIRTKSAKTMQAIKKRIEEIVKGIEYSFDCQAAIDYGANYYQVYNDHKLTSQFMSFVQEETNAQLVVCDEAMTGEDFGYMLAEIPGFMFWLGVDSPYGLHHAKLQPNEEAIPFAIETIRQYIEKITG from the coding sequence ATGAACTTGGACCGCTTTATTCAAATTCGGCGGGATTTACATCAAATTCCCGAGCTTGGTTTTGAAGAATGGAAAACGCAAAACTATATATTAACCTATTTACAATCGTTACCTCAAGAACGAATAGAAATTAAAAAGTGGAAAACAGGGCTATTCGTTAAAGTGAAAGGACTAAATCCAACAAAAACGATTAGTTATCGTACCGATATTGACGGATTGCCAATCGAAGAACAGACGGGCTATTCGTTTTCATCGACTCATCCTGGACGGATGCATGCTTGTGGTCACGACTTCCATATGAGCATTGCGTTAGGAGTGTTAACCTATTTTGTAGAAAATCCAATTCAAGACGATTTAGTATTTATTTTTCAACCAGCCGAAGAAGGACCTGGTGGAGCAAAACCGATGCTTGAAAGTCAAGAAATGAAAGAATGGAAGCCTGATATGATTTTTGCACTACATATTGCACCGGAATATCCAGTCGGGACCATAGCGGTAAAAGAAGGATTGTTATTTGCTAATACTTCGGAATTATTTATTGATTTAAAAGGAAAAGGAGGACACGCCGCCTATCCCCATCAAACGAAAGACATGGTGGTGGCTGCATCTTATTTAGTCACTCAATTGCAGACGATCGTTTCCCGCAATGTCAATCCGTTGGATAGTGCTGTTATTACCATTGGGAAAATTACCGGGGGAACCGTCCAAAACATTATTGCCGAAGAAGCTCGACTAGAAGGAACGATTCGAACGAAATCGGCTAAAACGATGCAAGCGATAAAAAAACGTATTGAAGAAATCGTTAAAGGAATTGAGTACAGTTTTGATTGTCAAGCGGCCATTGATTACGGAGCCAATTATTATCAAGTGTACAATGACCATAAGCTAACAAGTCAGTTTATGTCATTTGTACAGGAAGAAACGAATGCGCAGCTTGTCGTTTGTGATGAAGCCATGACCGGTGAGGATTTTGGCTATATGTTAGCTGAAATTCCAGGATTTATGTTTTGGTTAGGAGTCGACTCTCCATATGGATTACATCATGCCAAACTCCAACCAAACGAAGAAGCTATTCCGTTTGCGATCGAAACGATTCGTCAATATATTGAAAAAATAACTGGGTAA
- a CDS encoding peroxiredoxin: MAERMVGKQAPRFEMDAVMPNKEFGKVSLEENMKNGKWTVLFFYPMDFTFVCPTEITAISDRYDEFEDLDAEVIGVSTDTIHTHLAWINTDRKDNGLGQLKYPLAADTNHVVSREYGVLIEEEGIALRGLFIISPEGELMYQVVHHNNIGRDVDEVLRVLQALQTGGLCPANWKPGQATLNV; encoded by the coding sequence ATGGCAGAACGCATGGTAGGAAAACAAGCTCCACGTTTTGAAATGGACGCTGTAATGCCAAACAAAGAATTTGGTAAAGTAAGCCTTGAAGAGAACATGAAAAACGGCAAATGGACTGTTCTTTTCTTCTATCCAATGGACTTCACATTCGTTTGCCCTACTGAAATCACTGCAATTTCCGACCGCTACGATGAGTTCGAAGATTTAGATGCAGAAGTCATCGGAGTTTCTACTGATACAATTCATACACACTTAGCATGGATCAACACGGATCGTAAAGATAACGGTCTTGGTCAATTAAAATACCCACTTGCAGCAGATACAAACCATGTTGTATCTCGTGAGTATGGTGTATTAATTGAAGAAGAAGGTATTGCTCTTCGCGGACTATTCATCATTAGCCCAGAAGGCGAACTTATGTACCAAGTTGTACACCACAACAACATCGGTCGTGATGTAGACGAAGTATTACGTGTACTTCAAGCACTTCAAACTGGTGGCCTTTGCCCTGCAAACTGGAAACCAGGTCAAGCAACACTTAACGTGTAA
- a CDS encoding LysR family transcriptional regulator, producing the protein MAFSEFQMLSVLAEELNMRKAAERLFVSQPALSQRLQNIEKEWGVQIFIRSQKGLSLTPAGELIIRFAKEVLEKEERVRDEIQALQSKVHGTLKIACASIVGQNWLPQVLKKYVEAYPEAKISLITGWSSEILKALYEDEVHIGIIRGTPDWKGVKIHLFEDSLYLVDKEIRRIEDVLQTDRPFIQFKSDSNYYQEIQDWWRRQFQTPPKRTIVVDQIETCKQMTFNGIGYAILPAITLNGAEKDIYKIPLLGEHNAPIKRDTWLLGYESSFQLRQVQAFVDIIQKFIAQSSNMNHLR; encoded by the coding sequence ATGGCATTTTCAGAATTTCAAATGCTTTCGGTATTGGCTGAAGAACTCAATATGAGAAAAGCAGCTGAGCGGTTGTTTGTATCCCAACCAGCTTTGTCGCAACGGCTCCAAAACATTGAAAAAGAGTGGGGTGTTCAAATTTTTATTCGTTCACAAAAAGGACTTTCGTTAACACCCGCAGGCGAATTAATTATTCGGTTTGCAAAAGAGGTATTAGAAAAAGAGGAACGAGTACGGGATGAAATTCAAGCATTGCAATCAAAAGTACATGGGACCTTAAAAATCGCTTGTGCGTCCATTGTAGGACAAAATTGGCTTCCACAAGTGTTAAAAAAATATGTCGAAGCCTATCCTGAAGCGAAAATTTCTTTAATTACCGGCTGGAGCAGTGAAATACTCAAAGCGTTATATGAAGATGAAGTACATATAGGAATTATTCGAGGAACCCCTGATTGGAAAGGGGTGAAAATCCATCTTTTTGAAGACTCGTTATATTTAGTGGACAAAGAAATCCGCAGGATCGAGGATGTCCTACAAACTGATCGACCGTTTATACAATTTAAAAGTGATTCAAATTATTATCAAGAAATTCAAGATTGGTGGCGCAGACAATTTCAAACACCGCCGAAACGGACGATTGTTGTTGACCAAATTGAAACATGTAAACAAATGACGTTTAACGGAATTGGTTACGCTATTTTACCGGCGATTACGCTGAATGGGGCGGAAAAAGATATTTATAAAATTCCATTGTTGGGAGAACATAATGCACCCATTAAGCGGGATACATGGCTTTTAGGATATGAATCATCATTCCAATTACGCCAAGTTCAAGCGTTTGTTGATATCATTCAAAAGTTTATTGCTCAATCTTCCAATATGAATCATCTACGATAA
- a CDS encoding cytochrome ubiquinol oxidase subunit I has protein sequence MEFDNVILSRLLTSLTLAFHIIFATIGVGVPVMISIAEWMGIKKKDPHYLLLARRWTRGFTITVAVGVVTGTCIGLQLSMIWPTFMQVAGQVISLPLFMETFAFFFEAIFLGIYIYTWDRFKNQWHHWLLTIPVMIGSSASALFITTVNAFMNTPQGFELIGGKAVNIDPIAAMFNPATPTKVFHVLTSAYLTSAFILASITAFAMLRGKRGAYHKKALKLTLAMSVIFSIGTAVAGDLSAKFLAKVQPEKLAAAEWHFETEDHADLILFGTLNENNEIEHAIRIPNALSFLAGSSFDTVVTGLNEFPEDERPPLWIHYMFDLMVVIGFYTFFVSLIYFVLKKVKKWNEHHPLYLWLVVAGGPLAMLAIEFGWIFAEVGRQPWILRGYMKVSEAATTSGGLGGTFIAFSILYVILSIFCCVILIRMFKNKPAEVELEERFSIAG, from the coding sequence ATGGAATTCGATAACGTCATCCTAAGCCGTTTGTTAACGTCATTAACGTTAGCGTTTCATATTATTTTTGCGACCATTGGGGTAGGGGTTCCGGTAATGATCTCTATTGCTGAATGGATGGGCATTAAAAAGAAGGACCCTCATTACCTATTATTGGCGCGTCGTTGGACGCGAGGATTTACGATTACTGTGGCGGTAGGGGTTGTAACTGGAACGTGTATCGGTTTGCAGCTTTCGATGATATGGCCGACGTTTATGCAAGTGGCTGGTCAAGTCATTAGTTTACCATTGTTTATGGAAACATTCGCTTTTTTCTTTGAAGCGATTTTTTTAGGTATTTATATATATACATGGGATCGATTTAAAAATCAGTGGCATCATTGGTTACTAACGATTCCGGTTATGATTGGTTCATCAGCATCAGCTCTCTTTATTACAACCGTAAATGCATTTATGAATACTCCACAAGGGTTTGAACTAATTGGTGGAAAAGCGGTGAACATTGATCCAATAGCGGCGATGTTTAATCCAGCTACACCGACAAAAGTATTTCACGTTTTAACGTCTGCCTATTTAACATCGGCGTTTATTTTAGCCAGCATTACCGCTTTTGCCATGCTACGTGGAAAACGAGGAGCGTATCATAAAAAAGCGCTAAAATTAACGCTCGCAATGAGCGTTATTTTCTCAATAGGGACAGCGGTTGCAGGAGACCTCTCGGCAAAATTTTTAGCTAAAGTGCAACCGGAAAAACTAGCGGCTGCTGAATGGCATTTTGAAACCGAAGATCATGCGGATTTAATTTTGTTTGGTACATTAAATGAAAATAACGAAATTGAACATGCGATTAGAATTCCGAACGCATTAAGTTTTCTTGCGGGAAGTTCGTTTGACACTGTTGTTACCGGGTTAAATGAGTTCCCGGAAGATGAACGTCCACCATTATGGATTCATTATATGTTTGATTTAATGGTCGTCATCGGTTTTTACACGTTTTTTGTGTCTCTTATTTATTTTGTATTAAAAAAAGTGAAAAAATGGAACGAACATCATCCACTTTATTTGTGGTTGGTTGTAGCGGGTGGTCCGTTAGCAATGCTTGCGATTGAGTTTGGATGGATTTTTGCTGAAGTTGGGCGGCAACCGTGGATTTTACGAGGGTACATGAAAGTATCGGAAGCGGCAACGACAAGTGGTGGATTAGGCGGTACATTTATTGCTTTCTCCATTTTATATGTCATCCTTTCCATCTTCTGTTGTGTCATCTTAATTCGAATGTTTAAAAACAAGCCGGCAGAAGTGGAATTAGAAGAACGCTTTTCCATCGCTGGATAA
- a CDS encoding ABC transporter ATP-binding protein codes for METFRKLKPYYWPYKKYFFVSLLFLLLVTSITVVYPMILQLTIDEAVLNGMYEWIPYLSLGLVGFMVIKGISSFIQQYFGDLFGIRSVYELRNGLYEKLQYLPFRYYDRAKTGDLMSRLTADVEGFRFFLSFGITELLRLVLLVTASFIVMLYYSVSLTFVTFITLPFLAVAVYKFDRSVHPAFRGVRKAFGRLNTNVQENISGIQTVKSLSREGFQIEKFNSSNGKYKENYLHTASVWAKYFPLMEFIGNMSVVILLGYGGYLVINNQLKPGELVAFYSLVWYIIWPIMNLGFTINLFSQAKASGERLLEILEENEDIKDQADAVDVAHIKGDVKFDHVTFTYPNASEPSLQNVSFTAYPGKIIGLIGATGSGKSSIIQLLLRFYEPEKGAIFIDDRPIHEYQLQSLRKHIGIVLQETFLFSSSIKANIAYGRPEATMDEIIDAAKRAQAHDFIMELPDGYDTLLGERGLGLSGGQKQRIAIARALCTDPSILILDDATSAVDMTTEKKIQQALQEVMKGRTTFIVAHRISSVQHADEILVLDEGRIVERGVHDTLKQNGGIYQRIFEIQYQDQHHYVHAN; via the coding sequence ATGGAAACGTTTAGGAAGTTAAAACCATATTATTGGCCTTACAAAAAGTATTTTTTCGTTTCCCTTTTATTTTTACTTTTAGTCACTTCCATTACCGTAGTCTATCCGATGATTTTACAGTTAACGATTGACGAAGCGGTGTTGAACGGCATGTACGAATGGATTCCTTATTTATCCCTGGGACTTGTCGGATTTATGGTCATTAAAGGGATATCGTCTTTTATCCAACAATATTTCGGAGACTTGTTTGGGATTCGTTCTGTTTATGAATTACGCAATGGGTTGTATGAGAAACTGCAATATTTGCCTTTCCGATATTATGACCGAGCGAAAACCGGGGACTTAATGTCTCGCTTAACTGCGGACGTAGAAGGTTTCCGTTTTTTTCTTTCCTTTGGCATTACGGAGTTGTTACGTCTTGTTTTATTAGTAACCGCGAGTTTTATTGTTATGCTATACTATTCAGTTTCGCTGACGTTTGTTACATTTATCACTCTACCTTTTCTGGCGGTCGCTGTATATAAGTTTGATCGGTCTGTTCATCCTGCATTCCGTGGCGTGCGGAAAGCATTTGGTCGACTGAATACGAACGTGCAAGAAAATATTAGTGGTATTCAAACTGTCAAATCGTTATCACGAGAAGGATTCCAAATTGAAAAGTTTAATTCCTCCAATGGAAAGTATAAAGAAAACTATTTGCATACCGCTTCTGTTTGGGCCAAATATTTCCCGCTTATGGAGTTTATTGGGAATATGAGCGTTGTCATCTTGCTTGGATATGGAGGATATTTAGTGATAAACAATCAACTGAAGCCAGGGGAGCTTGTTGCATTTTACAGCTTAGTTTGGTACATCATTTGGCCGATTATGAATTTAGGGTTTACGATTAATTTGTTTTCTCAAGCGAAAGCGTCAGGTGAGCGCCTACTTGAAATTTTAGAGGAGAACGAAGATATCAAAGATCAAGCGGATGCGGTAGATGTAGCCCATATAAAAGGAGATGTAAAATTTGATCACGTAACCTTTACGTATCCAAATGCGTCTGAACCATCGTTACAAAACGTTTCTTTTACAGCGTATCCTGGAAAAATCATCGGATTAATTGGTGCAACAGGTTCAGGAAAATCAAGCATTATCCAACTTCTATTGCGCTTTTATGAACCAGAAAAAGGGGCGATTTTCATCGATGACCGTCCAATCCATGAATATCAACTGCAATCATTACGAAAACACATAGGAATTGTTTTGCAAGAAACGTTTTTATTCTCTTCTTCCATCAAAGCGAACATTGCCTATGGACGTCCAGAAGCCACCATGGATGAGATTATCGATGCGGCGAAACGGGCCCAAGCTCACGATTTTATTATGGAACTTCCTGATGGCTATGATACGTTGTTAGGGGAACGTGGGCTTGGATTATCCGGCGGGCAAAAGCAGCGCATTGCCATCGCTAGAGCGTTGTGTACGGACCCTAGCATCCTCATCTTAGATGATGCGACAAGTGCGGTGGATATGACGACTGAGAAGAAAATACAACAAGCGTTACAAGAAGTGATGAAAGGAAGAACAACCTTCATCGTTGCACATCGTATTTCATCTGTACAACATGCCGACGAGATTCTCGTATTAGATGAAGGACGTATCGTTGAACGAGGCGTTCACGACACGCTCAAGCAAAACGGTGGAATTTATCAACGCATATTTGAAATTCAGTATCAAGACCAACACCATTATGTGCATGCGAATTAA
- the dapD gene encoding 2,3,4,5-tetrahydropyridine-2,6-dicarboxylate N-acetyltransferase encodes MKMMDANEIISFIQNSKKSTPVKVYIKGELEGISFGEQTKAFISGNTGVLFGEWADIQQVLEVHKDKIEDYVIENDRRNSAIPLLDMKGIKARIEPGAIIRDQVEIGDNAVIMMGAVINIGSVVGEGTMIDMNAVLGGRATVGKNCHIGAGAVLAGVIEPPSAKPVVVEDDVVIGANAVILEGVTVGKGAVVAAGAVVIEDVPPYTVVAGTPAKVIKQIDEKTKAKTEIKQELRQL; translated from the coding sequence ATGAAAATGATGGATGCGAACGAAATTATTTCTTTTATCCAAAATAGTAAAAAGTCTACGCCAGTGAAAGTGTACATCAAAGGAGAACTAGAAGGCATTTCTTTTGGCGAACAAACAAAAGCGTTTATTTCAGGTAATACGGGTGTGTTATTTGGGGAATGGGCTGACATTCAACAAGTGCTTGAAGTACATAAAGATAAAATTGAAGACTATGTGATCGAGAATGATCGTCGCAATTCAGCGATTCCACTTCTTGATATGAAGGGAATTAAAGCTCGGATTGAGCCAGGGGCAATTATTCGTGATCAAGTAGAAATTGGCGATAATGCAGTCATCATGATGGGGGCCGTTATTAATATCGGTTCTGTTGTTGGAGAAGGAACAATGATTGATATGAACGCAGTACTCGGTGGACGAGCTACTGTTGGTAAAAACTGTCATATTGGTGCCGGTGCGGTGTTAGCAGGTGTTATTGAACCACCATCTGCCAAACCAGTGGTTGTAGAAGATGATGTCGTAATTGGTGCTAATGCCGTTATATTAGAAGGAGTGACTGTAGGTAAAGGAGCGGTCGTTGCTGCAGGCGCGGTCGTTATCGAAGATGTGCCTCCATATACAGTTGTTGCGGGTACACCTGCTAAAGTGATTAAACAAATTGATGAAAAAACAAAAGCGAAAACAGAAATTAAACAAGAACTGCGTCAACTTTAA
- a CDS encoding cytochrome d ubiquinol oxidase subunit II — MTVEIIGITVLWLFLYGYVIVASIDFGAGFFAFYGKWTKRDHVINQVIKRYLNPVWEVTNVFFVFFFVGLVGFFPDTAYYYGSALLIPGSVALILLAIRGSFYAFENYGSKQNMVYLFLYGATGLLIPASLSTALTISEGGFLQKEGDKVVFLAKELFTSPYSWSVVFLAIVSVLFISAAFLTYYADRAGDIEARTLLRRFALFWSPPTIVASFLVFVALSEHNPEHFANALKYWWMFALSLLCFFVASYFIYKQKRYGTAFIFVMFQFFFAFFGYGVSHLPYILYPYVTIHESVTNITMATALVVVFIAGLLLLVPSLYLLMRLFLFDADYVKGKK, encoded by the coding sequence ATGACTGTTGAAATTATTGGGATTACAGTATTATGGCTATTTCTTTATGGATATGTAATCGTCGCTTCCATCGACTTTGGAGCAGGGTTCTTTGCCTTTTATGGAAAGTGGACGAAGCGTGACCACGTGATTAATCAAGTGATTAAACGGTATTTAAATCCGGTGTGGGAAGTAACAAACGTTTTTTTCGTCTTCTTCTTTGTCGGATTAGTAGGGTTTTTTCCAGATACCGCTTATTATTACGGTTCGGCCCTCCTTATTCCCGGAAGCGTTGCGCTAATTTTGTTAGCGATTCGTGGATCGTTTTATGCATTTGAAAACTATGGTTCGAAACAAAATATGGTCTATTTGTTTTTATACGGAGCGACAGGGCTCCTAATTCCAGCATCACTTTCGACGGCGTTAACGATTTCTGAAGGGGGCTTTTTACAAAAAGAAGGCGATAAAGTGGTATTTTTAGCAAAAGAGTTGTTCACAAGTCCCTATTCATGGAGTGTCGTCTTTTTAGCGATTGTATCCGTCCTGTTCATTAGCGCTGCTTTTCTAACATATTATGCAGACCGAGCAGGGGATATCGAGGCCCGAACGTTACTTCGACGATTTGCTTTATTTTGGAGTCCGCCAACGATTGTGGCAAGCTTTCTTGTGTTTGTTGCTTTAAGTGAACATAATCCGGAGCATTTTGCGAATGCCTTGAAGTATTGGTGGATGTTTGCTCTTTCTCTACTTTGCTTTTTTGTCGCTTCCTACTTTATTTATAAACAAAAACGATATGGAACAGCGTTTATCTTTGTTATGTTTCAGTTCTTTTTTGCCTTCTTTGGCTACGGAGTGTCTCACTTACCGTACATCCTTTACCCATACGTCACCATTCATGAAAGTGTGACGAACATAACGATGGCAACGGCATTAGTCGTCGTGTTTATTGCAGGCTTGCTCTTGCTTGTACCATCCCTTTATTTACTCATGCGACTATTTTTATTCGATGCAGACTATGTAAAAGGAAAAAAATAA
- a CDS encoding mechanosensitive ion channel family protein — MSFIQQVDWSKWLINIAIIILKFIGILIVYFIVNKVGQSFITKMFERYKSRNHIKEGRATTLESLSLNIFSYVLIFILFITTLQIIGIEVMPILAGAGIIGLAVAFGAQGLVSDVVTGFFILLENQIEVGDYITTGSFSGIVEQVGLRTTKIRGFDGTLHYVPNREITSVSNHSRGTMRALVDIGISYDDNIDEAITVLQNACDRLAKEDKTIVEGPNVLGVQSLGTSDVVIRVIAKTENMQQWAVERKLRKLLKETLDEHGIEIPYPHQVYIEKSSS; from the coding sequence ATATCTTTCATACAACAAGTCGATTGGTCCAAATGGTTGATAAATATAGCCATTATTATATTAAAATTTATCGGGATTCTAATAGTATATTTTATAGTAAATAAAGTAGGACAATCGTTTATTACGAAAATGTTCGAACGCTATAAATCAAGAAATCACATAAAAGAAGGTCGAGCGACCACATTAGAAAGTTTATCACTAAACATTTTTTCTTATGTACTGATTTTTATTCTTTTTATCACAACCCTTCAAATAATTGGCATTGAAGTTATGCCAATCCTTGCCGGTGCTGGTATTATCGGTCTTGCTGTTGCTTTCGGTGCTCAAGGTTTAGTTAGTGACGTGGTGACCGGATTTTTTATTTTGTTAGAAAATCAAATCGAAGTCGGTGATTATATCACTACAGGCAGCTTTTCAGGAATTGTCGAACAAGTAGGATTACGGACGACGAAAATTAGAGGATTTGACGGAACGCTTCATTATGTACCAAACCGGGAAATAACGAGCGTAAGCAACCATTCTCGTGGTACGATGCGCGCGTTAGTCGACATTGGCATTTCCTATGACGATAATATCGATGAAGCCATTACTGTTTTACAAAACGCTTGTGACCGCCTTGCAAAAGAAGACAAAACCATTGTAGAAGGGCCAAACGTACTTGGGGTTCAATCGCTTGGAACATCAGATGTTGTTATTCGAGTCATTGCGAAAACTGAAAACATGCAACAATGGGCAGTTGAACGTAAATTAAGGAAACTATTAAAAGAAACCCTTGATGAACACGGAATTGAAATTCCTTACCCTCACCAAGTTTATATTGAAAAATCGTCTTCCTAA
- a CDS encoding ABC transporter ATP-binding protein — MWRLLSYMKPYTKNLLPLSFITVIINTVIRLAIPILIGVYTLDGAIRNKDMDLLVRFIILIFGLYFLSYIANFFRIHWMNQLGQSVIYDLRQHLFTHVQYLSHRFFDQRSAGSILVRIMNDINSLQELFTNGVINLLMDFILLLGIVVILTTLSPELTLTVMVILPIMFFISTKLRRNIRRSWQMVRLKQSKLNSHLNESIQGIRVTQAYTQEKENMAYFNGINYENFDSWRTATRKNAMFRPLVEITNTIGTAILIWFGAHLIQKGSLSLGEFVSFAFYLGMFWEPISRLGQVYNQLLMGMASSERIFEFLDEKPIVSEKKDAKPIEQMQGHIAFDNVSFSYDQKRPALTGITLNIRSGQTVALVGHTGSGKTTIANLISRFYDPTDGVVRIDGEDIRNYTLSSLRRQISIVLQDTFIFSGTIMENIRFGRPEATEKEVIQAAKEIGADTFIQKLPNGYETEVEERGNILSVGERQLISFARALLANPKIIILDEATASIDTETEIQIQRALKRLLKNRTAVIIAHRLSTIRESDQIFVLDHGELIEQGTHDQLMEKQGTYYRLVLSQFGEG, encoded by the coding sequence ATGTGGCGTTTGTTGTCTTATATGAAACCTTATACGAAAAATTTACTACCATTGTCTTTTATCACAGTGATCATTAATACGGTGATTCGATTAGCCATTCCGATTCTCATTGGGGTATACACATTAGATGGAGCGATCCGAAATAAAGACATGGATTTATTAGTACGCTTCATTATTCTTATTTTTGGCTTGTACTTTCTTTCTTACATTGCCAACTTTTTTCGAATTCACTGGATGAATCAGCTTGGGCAAAGTGTCATTTACGATTTGCGGCAACATTTATTTACCCATGTTCAATACTTGTCCCATCGTTTTTTTGACCAACGTTCAGCCGGATCCATTCTCGTTCGAATTATGAACGATATTAATTCCTTACAAGAACTATTTACCAATGGGGTTATCAACTTATTAATGGATTTTATTTTATTACTTGGTATTGTTGTTATTTTAACAACATTAAGTCCGGAATTAACCCTTACGGTTATGGTGATATTACCGATTATGTTTTTCATTTCGACTAAGCTCCGTCGCAATATTAGACGGTCATGGCAAATGGTTCGATTAAAACAGTCAAAATTGAATTCTCATTTAAATGAAAGTATTCAAGGAATTCGCGTTACGCAAGCCTATACGCAAGAAAAAGAAAATATGGCGTATTTCAACGGCATTAACTATGAAAACTTTGATAGCTGGCGAACGGCAACGAGAAAAAATGCGATGTTTCGCCCGCTTGTTGAAATAACAAATACGATTGGAACGGCTATTTTGATTTGGTTTGGTGCCCATTTAATTCAAAAAGGGTCTCTTTCGTTAGGGGAATTTGTTTCTTTTGCCTTTTATTTAGGAATGTTTTGGGAGCCGATCTCAAGACTAGGGCAAGTTTACAATCAGCTGTTAATGGGGATGGCTTCCTCCGAACGAATTTTTGAATTTTTAGATGAAAAACCAATTGTATCTGAGAAAAAAGACGCTAAACCAATTGAGCAGATGCAAGGACATATTGCATTCGACAACGTTTCGTTTTCGTATGATCAAAAGCGACCAGCATTAACAGGGATTACTTTGAACATTCGGTCAGGCCAAACGGTTGCTCTTGTTGGCCATACCGGTTCTGGTAAAACGACCATTGCGAATTTAATTAGTCGATTTTACGATCCTACGGACGGTGTGGTTAGAATTGACGGAGAAGATATTCGAAATTACACGTTATCTAGTTTACGAAGGCAGATCAGCATCGTGTTGCAAGATACGTTTATTTTTTCTGGAACCATCATGGAAAACATTCGTTTTGGACGCCCTGAAGCGACCGAAAAAGAAGTTATTCAAGCTGCTAAAGAAATTGGAGCAGACACCTTTATTCAAAAATTGCCGAACGGTTATGAAACAGAAGTAGAAGAGCGGGGAAATATTTTATCTGTTGGGGAACGGCAATTAATATCTTTTGCAAGGGCTCTATTAGCTAATCCGAAAATCATTATTTTAGATGAAGCAACAGCAAGTATCGATACCGAAACGGAAATCCAAATTCAACGTGCGTTAAAACGATTGTTGAAAAATCGAACAGCCGTCATCATTGCCCATCGCTTGTCAACCATTCGGGAAAGTGACCAAATCTTTGTGTTGGACCATGGCGAGTTAATCGAACAAGGAACTCACGACCAATTAATGGAAAAGCAAGGAACATATTATCGACTTGTTTTATCTCAATTTGGTGAGGGATGA
- a CDS encoding TlpA family protein disulfide reductase, with amino-acid sequence MRLREPMPELTGATAWINGEVTREELVGNKPTLIHFWSISCHLCKEAMPQVNEFRDKYKDDLNVVAVHMPRSENDLDLDEIKRVAEEHGITQPIFVDSEHKLTDAFQNQYVPAYYVFDKDGKLRHFQAGGSGMKMLEKRVNRVLDEMKQSEE; translated from the coding sequence ATGCGTCTTCGTGAACCTATGCCTGAATTAACCGGTGCCACAGCATGGATCAACGGTGAGGTAACGAGAGAAGAGCTAGTTGGTAACAAACCTACGCTCATCCACTTTTGGTCCATAAGCTGTCATCTATGTAAAGAAGCAATGCCACAAGTGAATGAATTTCGTGATAAATATAAAGACGATTTAAACGTCGTGGCCGTGCATATGCCGCGTTCAGAGAACGATTTAGACTTAGACGAAATTAAACGTGTTGCCGAAGAGCATGGCATTACTCAACCAATTTTCGTTGACAGTGAGCACAAACTAACCGATGCATTCCAAAACCAATATGTACCCGCCTATTATGTGTTTGATAAAGACGGAAAGCTTCGTCACTTCCAAGCTGGTGGTAGCGGAATGAAAATGCTTGAAAAACGTGTGAATCGTGTATTAGATGAAATGAAACAAAGTGAAGAATAA